The proteins below are encoded in one region of Lactuca sativa cultivar Salinas chromosome 3, Lsat_Salinas_v11, whole genome shotgun sequence:
- the LOC111902443 gene encoding putative receptor-like protein kinase At5g39000 isoform X2: MKQPNGLKLPFHVIKDCTQDFNNKNFIGKGGYGRVYKGILTWGDHINQLVAVKRLDVNGFQGNKEFRTEVAMLSEYQHENIIRLIGFCDDNKEMILVYEYASHGSLEKYICDTTMSSRLSWTQLLKICIGVASALDYLHNHVAEKHRIIHRDVKSANVLLDENWNAKLSDFGLAKIGLANQRNTFVITNLAGTYGYTDPQYERTGFLTKESDIYSLGVVLFEVLCGRLACVFSYHDERRFLHHLARTCYKNGELDMIIDHRIKKAINPITLRKFSAIAYQCLQETREERPTIAEVTFQLKGALKMQISPVFFKIEKMNPPLVDSELESLSRLYINKRDMENKI, from the exons ATGAAGCAGCCAAATGGCCTCAAACTACCCTTCCATGTCATAAAAGATTGTACCCAAGACTTCAACAACAAAAATTTCATTGGGAAGGGTGGTTATGGAAGGGTCTACAAGGGAATCCTCACCTGGGGAGATCATATAAACCAACTAGTTGCTGTAAAGCGGCTAGATGTCAACGGATTTCAAGGCAACAAGGAGTTTCGAACAGAGGTTGCAATGCTTTCCGAGTATCAACACGAAAACATTATAAGACTTATAGGCTTTTGTGATGATAACAAGGAGATGATCCTTGTCTATGAATATGCAAGCCATGGAAGCCTTGAAAAATATATATGTGACACTACCATGTCAAGTAGACTATCATGGACACAACTCCTCAAAATATGTATAGGAGTTGCTTCTGCATTGGACTATCTTCATAATCATGTGGCCGAAAAACACAGAATTATACATCGCGATGTGAAAAGCGCGAATGTTTTGTTGGATGAGAATTGGAATGCAAAACTTTCTGATTTTGGGTTGGCTAAAATAGGTTTAGCAAATCAACGCAACACATTTGTGATCACTAACCTTGCTGGCACATATGGTTACACTGACCCACAATATGAAAGAACAGGGTTTTTAACAAAAGAGTCGGATATTTATTCGCTCGGCGTGGTTTTGTTTGAAGTTTTGTGTGGAAGGCTAGCGTGTGTTTTCAGTTACCATGATGAGCGGCGATTCCTACATCATTTGGCTCGAACATGCTATAAAAATGGAGAGCTCGATATGATTATTGATCACAGAATAAAGAAAGCTATCAACCCAATAACATTACGCAAGTTTTCAGCTATAGCATATCAATGCTTACAAGAAACTCGGGAAGAACGACCTACAATTGCTGAGGTGACATTCCAACTTAAGGGAGCCTTGAAAATGCAA ATTTCGCCAGTTTTTTTCAAGATAGAGAAGATGAATCCACCTTTAGTTGATTCcgaattggaatctttgtcgagGCTTTATATAAACAAGCGAGACATGGAGAATAAAATCTAA